The proteins below come from a single Roseiflexus sp. RS-1 genomic window:
- a CDS encoding S8 family serine peptidase, whose protein sequence is MLVLVVALASVAPMRNVAAQTRPNRPTPGTPLTIEPVTVVSREDLAVNKNLAVSRDGTLASVFIKIDSPSLASYMAQNGITDINAPAAQSYLQQLNAELDALVAQAKQRVPGLRVTHRFDLIIGGVSVVAPVGEIDKLRRLPNVVEIINDRIERIETYRTPAFIGATTAWGKGGGSAFAGEGVIFGVLDSGVWPEHPSFSDPDPLGKPYAPPPPAPGNPGGVRACNFGSATPGDAPFTCNNKLIGSYRFMTAYDFFVGTEPYEFRSGRDDDGHGTHTASTAAGNRGVPASDGSRVFGTISGIAPRAYVVNYKVCGEVGCFTTDSAAAVQQAIRDGVHVINFSISGGTNPYSDIASLAFLDAYNAGILVSASAGNSGPAADTVNHREPWVATVGASTSDRSYLSTLTVQGVSGTFTAVGASSGAGISTPAPIVVNTADPLCQNPALPGTFTGKIVVCRRGVIARVAKSANVAAGGAIGMILYNPTPNSLDADFHVIPTVHLQNTDGTALLTFLTANPGATATFTPGAPGPIQGDVMAGFSSRGGPGQTLGISKPDVTAPGVNILAGYTAIEYGQPVPQFAFLSGTSMSSPHNAGAAILLKWLNPTWTPGQIKSALMTSARSAGVFKEDGVTPFTPFDAGSGRIDLRKAWDPGLTFDETGAGYVALKDELWKANYPSLYVPKMPGRITVSRTVREVSGYDSFYKSSISYRAGQPRDFTITVPREFFVPANGTYTFDITVDARDVPVGQVRHAVVVFTERNGCRVRFPITIVRGEPDIRMDKQCNPATLALRGTTDCTISITNTTFQNASVTLNDTMPRQLKLVSGSVTGGATEVDNGLTFSGTLTGAAPPDVSAGRLTFNGYLSLAGLGASPNVPLGDETIVNLTLTRPFLFGGQTYDTIGMVSNGYAVVGGGTAADVQFINRTFPNTARPNNTLGAFWTDLDGSAGGSYYAYLVGFGPCSNPANACWLILEWENAPNWSNNSQRNTFQIWIGLNGVEDITYSYGPILSSGDGGYVTVGAENAFGNRGANIYSNDGVGPIIGTIPTANSNDVYIETTPGAPGQTVTIGFRAQGVRVGRWTNYAELTSPAFFGTYIDPFSGEVVRP, encoded by the coding sequence ATGCTCGTACTCGTGGTCGCGTTGGCGTCTGTGGCGCCGATGCGCAACGTTGCAGCCCAAACCCGACCAAACCGTCCCACGCCTGGCACGCCTCTGACGATCGAACCGGTAACCGTCGTCAGTCGTGAAGACCTTGCCGTCAACAAGAATCTGGCCGTGTCGCGCGATGGCACCCTGGCGAGCGTTTTCATCAAGATCGACTCGCCATCGCTGGCATCATACATGGCGCAGAATGGCATCACCGACATTAATGCGCCAGCTGCTCAGAGTTACCTGCAGCAGTTGAACGCGGAACTTGATGCGCTGGTTGCGCAGGCGAAGCAGCGCGTTCCCGGCTTGCGCGTCACCCATCGCTTCGATCTGATCATCGGCGGTGTCTCTGTTGTGGCGCCGGTCGGTGAGATTGACAAACTGCGACGCCTGCCGAATGTGGTGGAGATTATCAACGACCGCATCGAGCGGATCGAAACCTACCGTACACCGGCATTCATCGGCGCAACAACCGCCTGGGGCAAGGGTGGCGGCTCCGCCTTCGCTGGCGAAGGGGTCATTTTTGGTGTGCTCGATAGCGGCGTCTGGCCCGAACATCCGTCGTTCTCCGATCCTGATCCGCTGGGGAAACCGTATGCGCCGCCGCCACCCGCACCCGGCAATCCCGGCGGCGTTCGTGCCTGCAATTTCGGCAGTGCGACGCCTGGTGATGCACCTTTCACCTGCAACAACAAACTGATCGGTTCATACCGCTTCATGACGGCCTACGACTTCTTCGTCGGTACGGAACCGTATGAATTTCGGTCTGGCCGTGATGACGACGGTCACGGCACCCATACCGCTTCCACGGCCGCCGGTAACCGTGGCGTTCCAGCCAGCGATGGGAGCCGCGTTTTCGGTACTATCTCCGGCATCGCACCGCGCGCATATGTTGTCAATTATAAGGTGTGCGGTGAAGTAGGCTGCTTTACAACCGACTCGGCAGCTGCGGTGCAGCAGGCAATCCGTGATGGCGTCCACGTCATCAACTTTTCGATCAGTGGCGGAACCAATCCGTACAGCGACATCGCCTCACTCGCCTTCCTCGACGCCTATAATGCCGGTATTCTGGTTTCTGCCTCGGCGGGCAACTCCGGTCCGGCAGCCGACACGGTCAACCACCGCGAACCCTGGGTTGCGACCGTTGGCGCCAGCACGTCGGATCGGTCGTACCTCAGCACGCTGACGGTTCAGGGAGTAAGTGGTACGTTCACTGCTGTTGGCGCTTCCAGTGGCGCCGGGATTTCCACGCCCGCGCCGATTGTGGTGAACACGGCTGATCCACTGTGCCAGAACCCGGCGCTCCCAGGAACATTTACGGGGAAGATTGTGGTGTGTCGGCGTGGAGTGATCGCACGGGTGGCGAAGAGCGCGAACGTGGCAGCTGGCGGCGCGATTGGCATGATCCTGTACAATCCGACGCCGAACAGTCTCGACGCCGATTTCCATGTCATTCCGACCGTTCACCTTCAGAACACCGACGGCACTGCGCTGCTGACATTCCTGACCGCCAATCCCGGCGCGACGGCGACCTTCACCCCTGGCGCACCCGGACCAATCCAGGGTGACGTGATGGCGGGCTTCAGCTCACGCGGCGGTCCCGGTCAGACCCTTGGTATCAGCAAGCCAGACGTTACCGCACCGGGTGTCAATATTCTGGCTGGCTACACCGCCATCGAATATGGACAACCAGTGCCACAATTCGCATTTCTGAGCGGCACGTCGATGTCCAGCCCGCACAACGCCGGTGCTGCGATCCTGCTCAAATGGCTCAATCCAACCTGGACGCCTGGGCAGATCAAGTCAGCCCTGATGACCAGCGCCAGGAGTGCAGGCGTCTTCAAGGAAGACGGGGTAACGCCGTTCACACCGTTCGACGCCGGTTCAGGGCGCATCGATCTCCGCAAGGCGTGGGATCCTGGTCTGACCTTCGACGAAACCGGTGCCGGTTATGTGGCGTTGAAAGATGAACTGTGGAAGGCGAACTATCCGAGCCTGTATGTGCCGAAGATGCCGGGTCGTATTACCGTCAGCCGAACGGTGCGCGAAGTGTCCGGGTACGATAGTTTCTACAAGAGTTCCATCTCGTACCGGGCAGGGCAACCGCGCGACTTCACGATCACGGTGCCGCGCGAGTTCTTCGTGCCAGCTAACGGCACCTACACCTTCGACATCACAGTTGATGCCCGTGATGTGCCGGTGGGTCAGGTGCGCCATGCGGTCGTCGTCTTCACCGAGCGCAACGGGTGCCGGGTGCGCTTCCCGATCACCATCGTGCGCGGCGAACCCGATATTCGCATGGACAAGCAGTGCAATCCGGCAACGTTGGCGTTGCGTGGAACGACCGACTGCACCATCTCGATCACCAACACCACCTTCCAGAACGCTTCTGTGACGCTGAACGATACAATGCCGCGCCAGTTGAAGCTGGTGAGCGGGAGCGTCACCGGTGGCGCAACTGAGGTCGACAATGGGTTGACCTTCAGCGGGACCCTTACCGGAGCAGCACCACCTGATGTGAGTGCAGGTCGTCTGACCTTCAACGGCTATCTGTCGCTTGCTGGACTCGGCGCGTCGCCCAACGTCCCCCTCGGCGACGAGACCATCGTTAACCTTACTCTGACGCGTCCATTCCTGTTTGGTGGGCAAACCTACGACACTATTGGTATGGTGAGTAACGGTTACGCCGTCGTTGGTGGCGGGACAGCGGCAGATGTGCAGTTCATCAATCGCACCTTCCCCAACACTGCCCGCCCGAATAATACCCTGGGAGCCTTCTGGACCGATCTCGACGGGAGTGCTGGCGGCAGTTACTATGCGTACCTGGTCGGCTTCGGTCCGTGCAGCAACCCGGCGAACGCCTGCTGGCTGATCCTGGAATGGGAGAACGCACCGAACTGGAGCAATAACAGTCAGCGGAACACCTTCCAGATCTGGATCGGGTTGAACGGCGTGGAGGATATTACCTACTCCTACGGTCCGATTCTCTCCAGCGGCGATGGCGGTTATGTCACCGTCGGGGCCGAAAATGCCTTCGGCAATCGCGGGGCGAACATCTACAGCAACGACGGTGTTGGTCCGATCATCGGCACAATTCCCACGGCGAACTCGAACGATGTGTACATCGAGACGACCCCCGGCGCTCCGGGGCAGACCGTCACCATCGGTTTCCGGGCGCAGGGCGTGCGCGTCGGGCGCTGGACGAACTATGCGGAACTGACCAGCCCGGCGTTCTTCGGCACGTACATTGATCCCTTCAGTGGTGAGGTCGTGCGACCGTAA
- a CDS encoding NAD(P)/FAD-dependent oxidoreductase, which produces MALGRGARVKVEPTLTLPGHPEVFVIGDMAYLEGYRPGVPYPMVAPVAIQMGEQAARNIIARTRRNPMKPFRYFDKGQMATIGRSAAVLDAFGIQLTGWPAWVGWLFVHLMELVGFRNRALVLLNWAYSYFTYDRGVRLIFGIGAHEKKMESVL; this is translated from the coding sequence GTGGCGCTGGGACGCGGAGCGCGGGTGAAGGTCGAACCGACACTCACGCTGCCCGGTCATCCTGAGGTATTCGTCATCGGCGATATGGCGTATCTGGAAGGATACCGTCCCGGCGTACCCTATCCGATGGTTGCGCCGGTGGCGATCCAGATGGGGGAGCAGGCGGCGCGCAATATTATCGCGCGCACCAGGCGCAATCCGATGAAGCCGTTCCGTTACTTCGACAAGGGGCAGATGGCGACGATCGGGCGCAGCGCAGCGGTGCTCGACGCCTTCGGCATCCAGTTGACCGGATGGCCCGCATGGGTTGGATGGCTGTTCGTTCATCTGATGGAACTGGTCGGCTTTCGTAATCGGGCGCTGGTGTTGCTGAACTGGGCGTACAGTTACTTCACCTATGATCGCGGCGTGCGCCTGATCTTTGGGATTGGAGCGCACGAAAAAAAGATGGAAAGCGTTCTGTGA
- a CDS encoding NAD(P)/FAD-dependent oxidoreductase, which translates to MMIDIQPDIKARNTPVFDRTVTERRARPRVVIVGAGFGGLAAARELADADVDVLMINRTNYHGFWPLLYQVATAGLEPESIAYPVRAILRRYRNADFLLAEVNGVDFEQRAVLTDVGPVMYDYLVLAAGSTTNFFGNERFERYTLGMKDLDEAQRLRNHILTCFEHAVAETDPARRAALLTFVVVGGGPTGVELAGAFIELIRHVMRKDYPMLDVCQAHVVLVEATDRVLATFPESLQRAALDRLQRMGVDVRLSAPVADTRPGVLVFKDGTELEAETIVWAAGVRASPLAEALGVALGRGARVKVEPTLTLPGHPEVFVIGDMAYLEGYRPGVPLGCGGARITAGGGAWRGAGTRSAGEGRTDTHAARSS; encoded by the coding sequence ATGATGATCGACATTCAACCAGACATCAAGGCGCGTAACACGCCGGTATTCGATAGAACTGTGACGGAGCGGCGCGCCCGCCCGCGTGTCGTGATCGTTGGCGCGGGTTTTGGCGGGCTGGCAGCGGCGCGCGAACTGGCGGACGCCGACGTCGATGTGTTGATGATCAACCGGACGAACTATCACGGCTTCTGGCCCCTGCTCTACCAGGTGGCGACCGCCGGATTGGAGCCGGAGTCGATTGCGTACCCGGTGCGCGCAATCCTGCGCCGCTACCGCAATGCCGATTTTCTCCTTGCTGAAGTGAACGGAGTGGATTTCGAGCAGCGCGCGGTGCTCACCGACGTTGGTCCGGTGATGTATGACTACCTGGTGCTGGCAGCCGGGAGCACAACCAATTTCTTCGGCAATGAGCGGTTCGAGCGGTATACGCTTGGGATGAAAGACCTTGACGAGGCGCAGCGGTTGCGCAACCATATTTTGACATGCTTCGAGCATGCGGTGGCGGAAACCGACCCGGCGCGACGTGCGGCGCTGCTGACGTTTGTTGTGGTTGGAGGCGGTCCGACCGGCGTTGAACTGGCGGGTGCGTTCATCGAGTTGATCCGCCATGTTATGCGGAAGGACTACCCCATGCTCGATGTGTGTCAGGCGCATGTGGTGCTGGTCGAGGCGACCGACCGGGTGCTGGCGACATTTCCGGAGTCGTTGCAGCGCGCAGCGCTGGATCGTCTACAGCGTATGGGTGTGGATGTGCGGTTGAGTGCACCGGTTGCCGATACACGTCCGGGGGTGCTGGTGTTCAAGGATGGCACAGAACTGGAAGCGGAGACGATCGTCTGGGCTGCGGGGGTGCGCGCATCACCGCTGGCGGAGGCGCTTGGCGTGGCGCTGGGACGCGGAGCGCGGGTGAAGGTCGAACCGACACTCACGCTGCCCGGTCATCCTGAGGTATTCGTCATCGGCGATATGGCGTATCTGGAAGGATACCGTCCCGGCGTACCCTTGGGCTGCGGGGGTGCGCGCATCACCGCTGGCGGAGGCGCTTGGCGTGGCGCTGGGACGCGGAGCGCGGGTGAAGGTCGAACCGACACTCACGCTGCCCGGTCATCCTGA
- a CDS encoding LLM class F420-dependent oxidoreductase — translation MPSLRVGVQLHPQHTSYRSFADAVRQVEALGVDSIWNWDHFFPLYGPAEGAHFEGWTLLTAMATLTSRAEIGCLVTCNSYRNPHLLADMARTVDHISGGRLILGIGAGWFQRDYDEYGYEFGTAPDRLRALGRALPQIKQRLERLNPPPLRQPLPVLIGGGGEKVTLKLTAQHATMWNGFGPPETYRHKNQVLDSWCREIGRDPAGIERTVSISVGDLDRLDAFVDAGATHIILGIGEPWNFAAVERLVTYRDRS, via the coding sequence ATGCCCTCTCTCCGTGTCGGTGTCCAGTTGCATCCGCAGCACACCTCATACCGATCATTTGCCGATGCTGTGCGTCAGGTCGAGGCGCTCGGCGTCGATTCGATCTGGAACTGGGATCACTTCTTTCCGCTCTACGGACCCGCCGAAGGCGCCCATTTCGAAGGATGGACGCTGCTGACCGCCATGGCGACACTGACGAGTCGCGCCGAGATCGGGTGCCTGGTGACCTGCAACAGTTACCGCAACCCGCACCTGCTTGCCGATATGGCGCGCACTGTCGATCACATCAGCGGCGGTCGTTTGATCCTCGGCATTGGCGCAGGGTGGTTCCAGCGCGACTATGACGAATATGGATACGAATTCGGCACGGCGCCGGATCGCCTGCGCGCCCTGGGGCGAGCGCTGCCGCAGATCAAACAGCGGCTGGAACGTTTGAATCCGCCGCCGCTGCGTCAGCCGTTGCCTGTTCTGATTGGCGGCGGCGGTGAAAAGGTCACGCTCAAACTGACGGCGCAACACGCGACGATGTGGAACGGTTTTGGTCCGCCTGAAACCTATCGTCACAAAAACCAGGTGCTCGACAGCTGGTGCCGCGAAATAGGACGCGACCCGGCAGGCATTGAGCGTACCGTCTCCATCAGCGTCGGCGACCTGGACCGCCTCGATGCCTTCGTCGATGCCGGTGCGACACATATCATTCTGGGAATTGGCGAACCGTGGAACTTCGCCGCCGTCGAGCGTCTGGTCACGTATCGCGATCGGTCGTAG
- a CDS encoding protein kinase domain-containing protein gives MPAPETVLQDRYRIVRVIGKGGTGAVYEAIDLRLGNRVALKQTIIPAEQTVNLLEREARLLARLRHPALPRIIDHFVDGTYQYLVMEFIGGDDLGALLIQRDRPFELRRVLEWADQLLDALDYLHRQNPPVLHRDIKPQNLKLTTDDDIVLLDFGLAKGGAGSQSMHRTNESIFGYTPHYAPLEQINGAGTEARSDLYSLAATLYHLLTGVQPPDALTRATAVLRRLPDPLIAPDLLNAAIPKEMSALLIRALALNLDERPANAADMRASLATIRAGQHTTAPERMFIYPADADTLSVAQAHEHYGAGNVQSLTPTTRPSDTQAAQHPTPSGALTQRTPATQRSASGGAGRYAALWQRMRATGLRGWRALRSYADRLPSPWNRYALPASGVLALLLVMFSVSLMTDLGRPDLAAIPSPEMHSAIPVSTPVASPALHTSPTTQAPVQVFAPDGTTATTSSSPSIAQPIARRVTPDEVYAVTLPVTLTVEGEALDQARVFKLESSETGYLLPLEVSGGDSARVTLLLTMLPSAFRGEATLTLTIDGVPQPQISVVVRDFLERRTVAGVRREYRYTERVGVDELGAYTSLYAAPDAASDRFAVLRNDDVVEILRNDTDGWYQVRIRQSGNSFHLGAVGWIERWLIDNQRVPPLVFDGILGQTPTDRAVRCGTQFHSSIYGSVEDRRGQGIAGATLTVTSADGRNQFSVRTRANGTYTVPGLGCTTWIVRLASVADFPEFQANEVRVTNLNGGRYTAAEVRFRQRP, from the coding sequence ATGCCTGCGCCTGAAACAGTTCTGCAAGATCGCTATCGGATCGTTCGTGTCATCGGGAAAGGCGGCACAGGAGCGGTGTATGAAGCCATCGACCTGCGCCTGGGGAACCGTGTTGCGCTCAAGCAAACCATCATTCCTGCGGAACAGACGGTCAACTTGCTGGAGCGCGAGGCGCGCCTGCTCGCCCGACTGCGGCATCCGGCGCTGCCAAGGATCATCGATCACTTCGTTGATGGCACCTACCAGTACCTGGTCATGGAGTTCATCGGCGGCGACGATCTGGGCGCCTTGCTGATCCAGCGTGACCGTCCATTCGAACTGCGACGCGTTCTCGAGTGGGCTGATCAACTCCTGGATGCGCTCGACTATCTCCACCGCCAGAATCCGCCGGTTCTCCACCGCGACATCAAGCCCCAGAACCTGAAACTGACCACCGATGACGACATTGTGCTGCTTGACTTTGGGCTGGCAAAAGGCGGCGCGGGAAGTCAGAGCATGCATCGCACCAATGAGAGCATCTTCGGGTATACCCCGCACTACGCGCCCCTGGAACAGATCAACGGCGCCGGTACGGAAGCGCGCAGCGATCTCTACAGCCTGGCGGCAACCCTGTATCATCTTCTGACCGGCGTTCAACCGCCGGATGCGCTGACCCGCGCGACGGCAGTACTGCGTCGCCTGCCCGACCCGCTGATTGCGCCCGATCTGCTGAATGCGGCTATCCCAAAAGAGATGAGCGCCCTCCTGATACGGGCGCTTGCGCTCAACCTCGATGAGCGTCCGGCAAACGCTGCGGATATGCGCGCCTCACTGGCAACGATTCGCGCCGGACAGCACACAACTGCCCCGGAGCGCATGTTCATCTACCCTGCCGATGCTGACACGCTTTCCGTCGCGCAGGCGCACGAGCACTATGGCGCCGGGAATGTTCAGAGCCTGACGCCAACCACGCGCCCATCAGATACACAGGCAGCACAGCATCCCACACCCTCCGGCGCGCTGACGCAGAGAACGCCAGCAACGCAGCGCAGCGCTTCCGGCGGCGCCGGTCGCTATGCCGCGCTATGGCAGCGAATGCGCGCAACCGGTCTGCGCGGCTGGCGTGCGCTCCGCAGCTACGCCGACCGGCTGCCGTCTCCCTGGAACCGGTATGCGCTTCCGGCATCCGGCGTTCTTGCGCTGTTGCTCGTAATGTTCAGCGTATCGCTGATGACCGATCTGGGTCGTCCTGATCTGGCAGCAATCCCTTCGCCTGAGATGCACTCCGCCATCCCGGTTTCCACGCCGGTGGCGAGTCCGGCGTTGCACACGTCGCCGACCACGCAGGCGCCGGTTCAGGTCTTCGCACCAGATGGAACCACCGCCACTACGAGCAGTTCACCCTCCATTGCTCAGCCGATTGCTCGGCGGGTGACGCCAGACGAGGTGTATGCCGTTACGCTTCCCGTGACACTGACTGTTGAAGGTGAGGCGCTCGATCAGGCGCGCGTGTTCAAACTGGAGTCGTCGGAAACCGGCTACCTGCTTCCCCTGGAGGTCAGCGGCGGCGACAGCGCCCGCGTCACGCTGCTTTTGACCATGCTGCCATCCGCTTTTCGCGGTGAGGCGACACTGACGCTCACTATCGATGGCGTGCCGCAACCGCAGATCAGCGTGGTTGTGCGTGATTTCCTGGAGCGGCGAACGGTAGCGGGGGTGCGCCGCGAATACCGCTATACTGAGCGCGTCGGCGTGGATGAACTTGGCGCATACACCAGTCTGTACGCTGCACCGGATGCCGCCAGCGACCGTTTTGCCGTGCTGCGCAATGATGATGTTGTCGAGATACTGCGCAATGATACAGACGGATGGTACCAGGTTCGCATTCGACAGAGCGGGAATTCTTTCCATCTCGGCGCTGTCGGCTGGATCGAACGCTGGTTGATCGATAATCAGCGTGTGCCGCCGCTGGTCTTCGACGGCATTCTGGGGCAAACGCCTACTGATCGCGCTGTGCGCTGCGGTACACAGTTCCACTCGAGCATCTACGGCAGCGTCGAGGACCGAAGGGGGCAGGGTATTGCGGGGGCGACGTTGACCGTCACCAGCGCCGATGGGCGCAATCAGTTCAGTGTACGCACCCGCGCCAACGGCACCTATACGGTACCCGGTCTGGGATGCACCACCTGGATCGTGCGCCTGGCGTCGGTAGCCGACTTCCCCGAATTCCAGGCAAATGAGGTGCGGGTGACGAACCTCAACGGCGGCAGGTATACCGCAGCCGAGGTGCGTTTCCGCCAGCGACCCTGA